In Actinoplanes sp. NBC_00393, a single genomic region encodes these proteins:
- a CDS encoding deoxyguanosinetriphosphate triphosphohydrolase family protein: MDDPRAQRLFGDSLVAPGDLASSPFRVDRDRIVSSPFLARLAGVTQVISPGGAGLLVHNRLTHSLKVAQVGRAIAERVRDAQPDLAEKLGGCDPDVVEAAALAHDLGHPPFGHLGERVLDRLARNRLRLRDGFEGNAQSYRIVTSTEIRGQATIGLNLTNATRAAILKYPWTRRTYPDPHPRFMDPAPRGAAVVPDDPDGGSLKFNAYSTEVNDMRAARAPFAGRVADWQQTVEASVMDTADDIAYAIHDLEDVHRVGVLQQGAVAAELMAWQRWRSETDLNRAGGAIESLRRQLHRKDDWIADDEAFADAVELVRAELVDGLLARPFDGSLEAEARVAAFSANWTRRLVESIEMIGHPAIRSGHVQLARAQWHEVQILKFVQNRFVLERPDLALHQRGQARLLASLVEALLAWLTDPDEAQRLPRRLRDLVELAEAELPTDTPDRISRGRGRAVIDFVAGLTDSQAVGLMEALSGRSRQLWTDAFVL, from the coding sequence ATGGACGATCCCCGTGCCCAGCGGCTCTTCGGCGACAGCCTGGTCGCACCCGGTGACCTCGCGTCGAGCCCGTTCCGGGTGGACCGGGACCGGATCGTCAGCTCACCCTTCCTGGCCCGGCTGGCCGGCGTCACCCAGGTGATCAGCCCGGGCGGAGCCGGTCTGCTGGTGCACAACCGGCTCACCCACAGCCTCAAGGTGGCGCAGGTGGGCCGGGCGATCGCCGAGCGGGTCCGCGATGCCCAGCCGGACCTGGCGGAGAAGCTGGGCGGCTGCGACCCGGACGTGGTGGAGGCGGCCGCGCTCGCCCACGACCTGGGGCACCCGCCGTTCGGGCACCTCGGCGAGCGGGTGCTGGACCGGCTGGCCCGCAACCGGCTGCGGCTGCGGGACGGTTTCGAGGGCAACGCCCAGTCGTACCGGATAGTCACCAGCACGGAGATCCGCGGCCAGGCGACGATCGGGTTGAACCTGACGAACGCCACCCGGGCGGCGATCCTCAAGTACCCGTGGACCCGGCGCACCTACCCGGACCCGCACCCGCGTTTCATGGACCCGGCGCCCCGCGGCGCCGCCGTGGTTCCGGACGATCCGGACGGTGGTTCGCTCAAGTTCAACGCGTACTCGACCGAGGTCAACGACATGCGCGCGGCCCGGGCGCCGTTCGCCGGGCGGGTCGCCGACTGGCAGCAGACGGTCGAGGCGTCGGTGATGGACACGGCCGACGACATCGCGTACGCCATCCACGACCTGGAGGACGTGCACCGCGTCGGCGTCCTGCAGCAGGGCGCGGTCGCCGCCGAACTGATGGCCTGGCAGCGCTGGCGCTCCGAGACCGACCTGAACCGGGCCGGCGGCGCCATCGAGTCGCTGCGCCGCCAGCTGCACCGCAAGGACGACTGGATCGCCGACGACGAGGCGTTCGCCGACGCCGTCGAGCTGGTCCGGGCCGAGCTGGTGGACGGCCTGCTGGCCCGCCCGTTCGACGGTTCGCTCGAGGCCGAGGCCCGGGTGGCGGCGTTCTCCGCGAACTGGACCCGCCGCCTAGTCGAGTCGATCGAGATGATCGGCCATCCCGCGATCCGCAGCGGTCACGTCCAGCTGGCCCGCGCCCAGTGGCACGAGGTGCAGATCCTCAAATTCGTGCAGAACCGGTTCGTCCTGGAACGCCCCGACCTGGCCCTGCACCAGCGCGGTCAGGCCCGCCTCCTCGCCTCGCTCGTGGAAGCGCTGCTCGCCTGGCTGACCGACCCCGATGAGGCCCAGCGCCTCCCTCGCCGCCTCCGCGACCTGGTCGAACTCGCCGAGGCCGAGCTACCCACCGACACCCCGGACCGGATCAGCCGGGGCCGCGGCCGCGCGGTCATCGATTTCGTCGCCGGCCTGACCGACAGCCAGGCCGTCGGCCTCATGGAGGCCTTGTCAGGCCGGTCACGGCAGTTGTGGACGGACGCTTTCGTGCTTTAG
- a CDS encoding SDR family oxidoreductase, protein MTLTGKTAIVTGGSRGIGRAVVQRLTADGARVIFTYRASKAAAEELADELGATAVQCDQADPATAVPAVFDSVRNDGFDILVNNAAVSGSQPIAELTADDFDRMMTINVKFSLLAIREAIPLLRDGGRIINLSTLNTVVPAPGLALYCASKAALEQVTAVAARELGGRGITVNTVSPGATDTDMLRGANTPEGLTQSVAFTALQRLGQPADVAAVIAFLAGPDAAWVTGQNIRASGGLLV, encoded by the coding sequence ATGACGCTCACCGGAAAGACGGCCATCGTCACCGGAGGTTCCCGCGGCATCGGCCGGGCCGTGGTCCAGCGGCTCACCGCCGACGGGGCTCGGGTGATCTTCACCTATCGCGCCAGCAAGGCCGCCGCCGAAGAACTGGCGGACGAGCTCGGCGCCACCGCTGTCCAGTGTGACCAGGCGGACCCGGCCACTGCGGTCCCCGCTGTGTTCGACAGCGTGCGCAACGACGGCTTCGACATCCTGGTCAACAACGCGGCTGTCAGCGGCTCCCAGCCGATCGCCGAACTGACCGCCGACGACTTCGACCGGATGATGACGATCAACGTGAAGTTCTCGCTGCTGGCGATCCGCGAGGCGATTCCACTGCTCCGGGACGGCGGCCGGATCATCAACCTGTCCACGCTGAACACCGTGGTACCCGCTCCTGGCCTGGCCCTCTACTGCGCCAGCAAGGCCGCACTCGAACAGGTCACCGCGGTCGCGGCCCGCGAACTGGGCGGCCGCGGGATCACGGTGAACACCGTCTCACCGGGCGCCACCGACACCGACATGCTGCGCGGCGCCAACACGCCCGAGGGCCTCACCCAGTCCGTCGCCTTCACCGCCCTGCAGCGTCTCGGCCAGCCGGCCGACGTGGCTGCGGTGATCGCCTTCCTGGCCGGCCCGGACGCGGCCTGGGTGACCGGCCAGAACATCCGCGCCTCCGGCGGCCTCCTGGTCTAA
- a CDS encoding phospholipid carrier-dependent glycosyltransferase, producing the protein MPRRRLLYLLAVVAMLGQMAFAMVTTAVQQSPTIDEPVYVATAEVYRQQHSLRYNPEHPPLGKLIIAAGTAFAGPELDPGYPGNQTRLGRHLLYENGNNPFQVMLWARLPIILLTLLFGLVVLAFARDLAGPVGGLIALALYAFSPDVIAHGSLATLDVPAAGMLLTAAWLTWRARNRPLLCLPLAGAALGAALATRMSVLPAVPLLVLLAALSAWHAQRALPERPPTALRRRLLLTAAATLGVGLLAVALVWLTYLAVDPRLRWTSPSGLPDPAGLKGLAVDLMPFPQAYRDGMLVQLKFENKLYNGFLLGEAYRGSPWYYMPVALLIKTPLGMLALWAAGAITMLVLPKLRIAALYLLPISAVLLLFTMTGSRNFGTRYVVFLPLFLAVAAGTVALIRFRWAHITAGVLVLSVAVGSLLTFPYYLPYSNVAFGGTDNTHRNLHDANVDWGQDLARLGRHLKTRYPGERIWLVYKGAGVPSYYGITAEDPYAVPEEQVRGLLVISDSRVALAGPRLKRLIESSTRIDQVGHSISIYRR; encoded by the coding sequence ATGCCGCGACGCCGACTGTTGTATCTGCTCGCCGTCGTCGCGATGTTGGGACAGATGGCGTTCGCCATGGTGACCACCGCGGTGCAGCAGTCGCCGACCATCGACGAGCCGGTCTACGTGGCCACCGCCGAGGTCTACCGCCAGCAGCACAGCCTGCGTTACAACCCGGAACATCCGCCGCTCGGCAAGCTGATCATCGCGGCCGGCACCGCGTTCGCCGGACCCGAGCTGGACCCCGGCTATCCCGGCAACCAGACCCGGCTCGGCCGGCACCTGCTCTACGAGAACGGCAACAACCCGTTCCAGGTCATGCTCTGGGCCCGGCTGCCGATCATCCTGCTCACCCTGCTGTTCGGCCTGGTCGTGCTGGCCTTCGCCCGGGACCTGGCGGGCCCGGTGGGCGGGTTGATCGCCCTCGCCCTGTACGCCTTCTCCCCCGACGTGATCGCCCACGGCTCGCTGGCCACCCTGGACGTGCCCGCCGCCGGGATGCTGCTCACCGCCGCCTGGCTGACCTGGCGAGCCCGGAACCGGCCACTGCTCTGTCTACCGTTGGCCGGGGCAGCGCTCGGAGCGGCGCTGGCGACACGGATGAGCGTGCTTCCGGCCGTACCCCTGCTGGTCCTTCTCGCCGCGCTCTCCGCCTGGCATGCGCAACGGGCGCTGCCGGAGCGACCACCCACGGCGCTCAGGCGCCGCCTGTTGCTCACCGCGGCGGCCACGCTCGGCGTCGGGCTGCTCGCGGTGGCGCTGGTCTGGCTCACCTACCTGGCGGTGGATCCGCGGCTGCGCTGGACCTCGCCGTCCGGCCTGCCCGACCCGGCCGGGCTGAAGGGGCTCGCGGTCGACCTGATGCCGTTCCCGCAGGCCTACCGGGACGGGATGCTGGTCCAGCTCAAGTTCGAGAACAAGCTCTACAACGGGTTCCTGCTGGGTGAGGCCTACCGCGGGTCGCCCTGGTACTACATGCCGGTCGCGCTGCTGATCAAGACGCCGCTCGGCATGCTGGCGCTCTGGGCGGCCGGCGCGATCACCATGCTGGTCCTGCCCAAGCTGCGGATCGCGGCGCTGTACCTGCTGCCGATCTCGGCGGTGTTGCTGCTGTTCACGATGACCGGCAGCCGGAACTTCGGCACCCGGTACGTGGTCTTCCTGCCGCTCTTCCTGGCGGTGGCGGCGGGCACCGTGGCGCTGATCCGGTTCCGATGGGCGCACATCACCGCCGGTGTCCTGGTGCTCTCCGTGGCGGTCGGTTCGCTGCTCACGTTTCCGTACTACCTGCCCTACTCCAATGTGGCGTTCGGCGGGACCGACAACACGCACCGGAACCTGCACGACGCGAACGTCGACTGGGGGCAGGACCTGGCCCGGCTCGGCCGGCACCTGAAGACCCGGTATCCGGGGGAACGGATCTGGCTGGTCTACAAGGGGGCCGGGGTGCCCAGCTACTACGGGATCACCGCCGAGGATCCGTACGCCGTACCGGAGGAGCAGGTCCGCGGCCTGCTGGTGATCTCCGACTCCCGGGTGGCGCTGGCCGGCCCGCGCCTGAAGCGGCTGATCGAGAGCAGCACCCGGATCGACCAGGTCGGCCACTCGATCAGCATCTATCGACGCTGA
- a CDS encoding AraC family transcriptional regulator: MIHSLPAVPAVSPCETLVRRPHPRLRDHVFSYSGFRTAEPIAHRILPINIPALIIDITGAGRVVTGASSSPVVEQAVRWGHGVTVGLTPAGVLALLGVPMRELTDRSVPLGDLLGGRDASLAERLAALPSWTARFDALDTWLASRLRSSSEDPLVTAAWSRLQRGPTRSRVASVAVSLGVSRRRLETSFQRRIGLTPGTVARIARFQRAVDMIAVGTALPRVATDSGYADQPHLTREVGAFAGVTPTALRDALSAAMPRVPSTASPRPTAVPSAASSRAPADPSRQRAFVQDAPAGRP, from the coding sequence ATGATCCACTCTCTGCCGGCGGTGCCCGCTGTCAGCCCATGCGAGACCCTGGTCCGCCGGCCGCATCCCCGGCTGCGCGACCACGTGTTCTCCTACAGCGGTTTCCGCACCGCGGAGCCGATCGCGCACCGCATTCTGCCGATCAACATCCCCGCGCTGATCATCGACATCACCGGCGCGGGGCGGGTGGTGACCGGCGCGAGCAGCAGCCCGGTGGTCGAGCAGGCGGTCCGCTGGGGACACGGCGTCACGGTCGGCCTCACCCCGGCCGGCGTGCTTGCGCTGCTCGGGGTACCGATGCGGGAGCTGACGGACCGTTCCGTCCCGCTCGGCGACCTGCTCGGCGGCCGCGACGCCTCACTCGCCGAACGCCTGGCCGCCCTGCCCTCCTGGACCGCCCGCTTCGACGCGCTCGACACCTGGCTGGCTTCCCGGTTGCGCTCCAGTTCGGAAGATCCGCTGGTCACGGCCGCGTGGTCGCGGCTGCAACGCGGCCCAACCCGCAGCCGGGTGGCGTCGGTCGCGGTCTCGCTCGGCGTCAGCCGGCGCCGACTGGAGACCAGCTTCCAGCGCCGGATCGGCCTCACACCGGGCACGGTCGCCCGAATCGCACGCTTCCAGCGCGCAGTCGACATGATCGCGGTGGGCACGGCGCTGCCCCGGGTGGCAACAGATTCGGGGTACGCCGACCAGCCGCACCTGACTCGCGAAGTGGGCGCCTTCGCTGGGGTGACACCAACCGCCCTGCGCGACGCGTTGTCCGCCGCGATGCCACGGGTCCCCTCCACTGCATCGCCCCGTCCTACCGCCGTCCCCTCCGCGGCATCGAGCCGTGCTCCCGCCGATCCTTCCCGGCAGCGCGCATTCGTTCAAGACGCGCCGGCCGGGCGCCCGTAG
- a CDS encoding GMC family oxidoreductase, translating into MTHYDIVIVGSGFGGSVSALRLAEKGYRVGVLEAGRRFTPETLPKTSWDLRNFLWAPKLGLRGMQRITLLKDIMVLSAAGVGGGSLVYANTLYVPPAPFFADPHWSGITDWKAELSAFYDQASRMLGVTQQPTMTPADVVFKQVAEDMGVGRTFRLTPVGVYFGEPGKTVPDPYFGGAGPDRTGCMECGNCMIGCRVGAKNRLDVNYLYLAERAGAVVHPDTEVTALRPTSDGWHLSVRNGSFTASQVILSAGALGTQRLLHAMKDTGVLPGISDRLGQLTRTNSEALLGAETKDVPEQPFSKGIAITSSFHPDADTHIEPVRYGPGSNAMGLLSTILVDGGRIPRPLRFLWEALRHPVVFAHSISVRRWSERTIIALVMQSVDNSLTVRRTKRGRLTTSMGHGNPNPTWIPVGHEAVRRIADRIGGYPGGTVGDIFDIPLTAHILGGATIGASPAEGVVDAYHRVYGYPGLHVIDGSAVPANLGVNPSLTITAMAERAIALWPNKGDEDRRPSIGEAYQRLEPIAPRSPAVPAHAPAALRLR; encoded by the coding sequence ATGACGCACTACGACATCGTGATCGTGGGCAGCGGCTTCGGTGGCAGCGTCAGCGCACTGCGCCTGGCGGAGAAGGGCTACCGGGTCGGCGTGCTCGAGGCCGGCCGCCGGTTCACCCCGGAGACCCTGCCCAAGACCTCGTGGGACCTGCGCAACTTCCTCTGGGCGCCGAAGCTGGGCCTGCGCGGCATGCAGCGGATCACCCTGCTCAAGGACATCATGGTGCTCTCCGCGGCCGGTGTCGGCGGCGGCTCTCTGGTGTACGCGAACACGCTCTACGTCCCGCCGGCGCCGTTCTTCGCCGACCCGCACTGGTCCGGGATCACCGATTGGAAGGCGGAGCTGTCGGCCTTCTACGACCAGGCGTCACGGATGCTCGGCGTCACCCAGCAGCCGACGATGACCCCGGCGGACGTGGTGTTCAAGCAAGTCGCCGAGGACATGGGGGTGGGGCGCACGTTCCGGCTCACCCCGGTCGGCGTGTACTTCGGCGAGCCCGGCAAGACCGTGCCGGACCCGTACTTCGGTGGCGCCGGCCCGGACCGGACCGGCTGCATGGAGTGCGGCAACTGCATGATCGGCTGCAGGGTCGGCGCGAAGAACCGGCTCGACGTCAACTACCTCTACCTGGCCGAGCGGGCCGGTGCGGTGGTGCACCCGGACACCGAGGTGACCGCGCTGCGTCCCACCTCCGACGGCTGGCATCTCTCCGTTAGAAACGGATCATTCACCGCGAGCCAGGTGATTCTTTCGGCCGGCGCGCTCGGGACCCAGCGGCTGCTGCACGCCATGAAGGACACCGGCGTACTGCCCGGCATCTCCGACCGGCTCGGCCAGCTGACCCGGACCAACTCCGAGGCGCTGCTCGGCGCGGAGACCAAGGACGTGCCCGAGCAGCCGTTCTCCAAGGGCATCGCGATCACGTCGTCGTTCCACCCGGACGCGGACACCCACATCGAGCCGGTGCGCTACGGCCCGGGCAGCAACGCGATGGGTCTGCTGTCGACGATCCTGGTCGACGGTGGGCGGATCCCGCGGCCGCTGCGGTTCCTCTGGGAGGCACTGCGGCACCCGGTGGTCTTCGCCCACTCGATCTCGGTACGGCGGTGGAGCGAGCGGACGATCATCGCACTGGTCATGCAGTCGGTGGACAATTCGCTCACGGTACGGCGTACGAAGCGCGGGCGCCTGACGACGTCGATGGGCCACGGCAACCCGAACCCGACCTGGATCCCGGTCGGGCACGAGGCGGTCCGCCGCATCGCGGACCGGATCGGCGGGTATCCCGGCGGGACCGTAGGTGACATCTTCGACATTCCACTCACCGCACACATTCTGGGCGGCGCGACGATCGGCGCCTCGCCTGCCGAAGGCGTGGTCGACGCCTACCACCGCGTCTACGGCTATCCGGGCCTGCACGTGATCGACGGCTCGGCGGTCCCGGCGAACCTCGGGGTCAACCCGTCGCTGACCATCACCGCGATGGCCGAGCGGGCCATCGCCCTCTGGCCGAACAAGGGCGACGAGGACCGCCGGCCGTCGATCGGCGAGGCCTACCAGCGGCTGGAGCCGATCGCGCCGCGCTCACCCGCGGTCCCGGCCCACGCGCCGGCGGCCCTGCGCCTCCGATGA
- a CDS encoding CDP-alcohol phosphatidyltransferase family protein, with amino-acid sequence MKVTLQEIRERTYKPVDAWWTVLLVDPLAARLVRLVAPYRWITPNVLTLVATIFGTGAAVCFAMGDRWFLVAGAVLFHLSFVVDCMDGKIARLNGTGTMFGQWLDFVLDRVRVFFIALALFGGQYVHTDEVAYLWLMAVAIFLDLFRYLNSSQMTKVRRSMSDQLAELQPPQQVHPEAPAEMAEPGDEMPDQAVSTKRRIGDFLRARRIRTHLISGIEYEMFVFIIGPLTGLIFPVTIVAGAGLLVFETFLIYKLYGACRAFPARLAAAQREHDARVAQTATSV; translated from the coding sequence GTGAAGGTGACCTTGCAGGAGATCCGGGAGCGGACCTACAAGCCGGTCGACGCGTGGTGGACCGTGCTTCTGGTCGACCCGCTGGCAGCTCGGCTGGTGCGTCTGGTTGCGCCCTATCGGTGGATCACGCCCAATGTTCTGACCCTCGTCGCGACTATTTTCGGTACCGGTGCGGCGGTCTGCTTCGCCATGGGCGATCGCTGGTTCCTGGTCGCCGGGGCGGTGCTCTTCCACCTGAGCTTCGTGGTCGACTGCATGGACGGCAAGATCGCCCGGCTGAACGGGACCGGCACGATGTTCGGGCAGTGGCTCGACTTCGTGCTTGACCGGGTCCGGGTGTTCTTCATCGCGCTGGCCCTGTTCGGCGGGCAGTACGTGCACACCGACGAGGTGGCGTACCTCTGGCTGATGGCCGTCGCGATCTTCCTGGACCTGTTCCGCTACCTGAACAGCAGCCAGATGACCAAGGTCCGGCGCAGCATGAGCGACCAGCTCGCCGAGCTGCAGCCGCCGCAGCAGGTGCACCCTGAGGCGCCCGCCGAGATGGCCGAGCCGGGCGACGAGATGCCCGACCAGGCGGTGTCGACGAAGCGGCGGATCGGGGACTTCCTCCGGGCCCGCCGGATCCGGACCCACCTGATCAGCGGCATCGAGTACGAGATGTTCGTATTCATCATCGGCCCGCTGACCGGCCTGATCTTCCCGGTCACCATCGTGGCCGGCGCCGGCCTGCTGGTCTTCGAGACCTTCCTGATCTACAAGCTCTACGGCGCCTGCCGGGCCTTCCCGGCTCGGCTCGCGGCCGCCCAGCGGGAGCACGACGCCCGAGTGGCGCAGACGGCCACCTCGGTCTGA